CTCCGGCAGCGCGCGATACGTCTCGAGGCGCTGCTCGAGTTCCGCACCAGAAAAAGCGTCTTCGAGGCCGGCCTCGAGACCGGTGCTCGCTTCGAAGGTGACGGCGATCACCGGCCGCTCCGCGGCGTCGTGGATCGTCGATAGATCCAGAACGTTGTACCACGCCGGGGCGACGGCGCCGAGCAGGACGTACTGAACGTCGGGTCGCCCGAGTTCGCCGACGAGTCGGCGGACGGCCGTCGTCGCGTCGGTGCCGCCGACGGTACACCGTTGGTACTCGAGGCCGTCAAATACGCGGTCGGCCCGGACGACGGCTCCGGCGACCGTACTTCGACACTCCTCGCGAGTACGGCCGGGTTCGTCGCGGTACGACTCGGCAACGCCCAGCGCCCGCGCCCCAGGCTTCATTCAGGAATCGTCCTTGATCTCCTCCAGACGATCGAGTAGTTCGTCGCTCGAGGCGCCGTTTTCGAACTCGAACGATCCTTTGTGGCTGTTCTCTGACGACTGAACGGCGTCATCGTCGTCAAAATCAGCGTCGACCTCTTGCTGCTCGGATTCGTCGTAGCTCCCGAATCCCATACGGTGTTCTATTGGGGATTGGGACTGAAAAATTCCGCGGTAAGATGTGAACCGGTTGAAACGAGGGCTGCGGAGGCGCCGCGTTCGGACGCCATCGTTTTGCCACCGGCTCACGACGGTCCCCGTATGGAGGTCCATCACGTCACCGAAGACGCGGAGACGTTCACGTGCAACGCCTACCTGACGACCGACGGTCGGACGACGCTCGTCGACGCCGGCGGCTGGGACGGCGTCGTCGGCGAGATCCGCGAGCACACCGACGAACTCGACGCCGTCGTGATGACCCACCAGCACGGCGATCACGTCGCCCAGCTCGAGGCCGTTTGCGACGCCTTCGATCCCGACGTGTACGCCTACGACGACCACCCGACGCGAACCCACGAACTCGAGGAGGGTGATACCGTCCAAATCGGGGACGAGGAGTTCGACGTGGTCTACACGCCGGGTCACGCCGACGACCACGTCTCGTTCGTCTCCGAGACGACGCTGTTCTCGGGCGACGTGGTCGTCCACGACGACGGCGCCTTCGACTACGGAAGCTTCGGCCGCACCGACATGGCCGGCCAGTCGCGAGAACGGCTCATCGAGAGCATCGAGGAGTTGCTCGAGCGGCTGCCCGACGGCGTCGAACACATGTACGCGGGTCACGGCGACGTCTTCCACGGCGACGTGCGGGACGTCGTGGAGACGGCGCTCGAGCGGGCGGAGAAGCGGGAGCCGAAGTATCCCGACGAGTAACAGCAGAGAGGAGCACAGTTTCGGTATTCAGAAAGACTCGTGAAAATTCGTTCCGTGCAGGTCAAGCAGGTAACGAAGTGATAATCGAATTCACTGGTCACCGTCAGAAGTGGCCTGCTGAATACAGAGCGCGAATGCGGCACGAACCAGCGGTCAACTCAAACGATGGGACCTTACTCGGCCGGTTCGTCGACCCGGTCAATTCGTCGCCGCCTTTCCGGATGCGGCCACTCGAAGACGAGCGCACCGCCGACGAGGCCGGCACCGGTCGTAAAGCCGGGAACGTCGGCGGTATCGGTTCGTCTTCGGCGCCCGTCTCGTTTCCGTCATCTCCATCGCCGTCGTCTCCCTTCCCCGCTTCGATATTGTCAGGTTTCCGATGGGGCGCTGTCATCACTCGTCGGTCGGATCGTCGTCTGGACAGCCGGACTCGTCTTCGTCGTCGCCGGCGTCTACGTCTTCATCGCCCTGCTGGTCGTCGTCTTGGTCCGATTTCTCGTCTTCGTCTTCTGGCTCATCGTCCCTTTCGTCCGCATCGTCGAAACGACGCATCGCGACGAGTTCCTCGCCCGTGTCGATGTAGAGTGTGTCCTCGTCGACGGCAGTGACAGCGGGCCGGTCATAGGCAGTGATGTCGGGGAGGTAGTCGTCGAACTCGAGGACCCACCGCTCCGAGCCGTCCGTATCGATACGGACGCTGTCCGTCCCAGCCCACACCGCATACTCGTTCCCAGTTGCGTCACCGGTTTCGACATCGAACCTGACACCGTTCAACGAGATGTTGTCATCCGCATACACGTACTGTCCAGTTGCAACGATTGGTTCGGTGATGACGTTGTCCTCGTCGTCGTGGGGAGAGAACCCGATCCCCCACCGTTCGTCACCAGTCGTGGCGTCGACCGCACCGAACGCCCGTCCGGAATCCTGTTCGTCGTACGTTGGACCGGCGAGCGCGGCGTAGACGGTGCCGTTCGCGACGGCGACCGTCTCCGGTCGGAACGAAGCTGGCTCTGGATCGCCGGCTTCGGAACGAATCGGACGCGCGTCGATCATCTCTTTTTCCCACCGGACCGAACCGTCGTCGGCATCGAACGCGTAGAGGATTTCATCGACGACGAGGTA
This DNA window, taken from Natronococcus sp. CG52, encodes the following:
- a CDS encoding endonuclease dU, producing the protein MKPGARALGVAESYRDEPGRTREECRSTVAGAVVRADRVFDGLEYQRCTVGGTDATTAVRRLVGELGRPDVQYVLLGAVAPAWYNVLDLSTIHDAAERPVIAVTFEASTGLEAGLEDAFSGAELEQRLETYRALPERRALSVNGETVYVRSTGLEPDDADAVVRAFTPEGGRPEPIRVARQAARAADSYASSLE
- a CDS encoding DUF5786 family protein; this encodes MGFGSYDESEQQEVDADFDDDDAVQSSENSHKGSFEFENGASSDELLDRLEEIKDDS
- a CDS encoding MBL fold metallo-hydrolase, giving the protein MEVHHVTEDAETFTCNAYLTTDGRTTLVDAGGWDGVVGEIREHTDELDAVVMTHQHGDHVAQLEAVCDAFDPDVYAYDDHPTRTHELEEGDTVQIGDEEFDVVYTPGHADDHVSFVSETTLFSGDVVVHDDGAFDYGSFGRTDMAGQSRERLIESIEELLERLPDGVEHMYAGHGDVFHGDVRDVVETALERAEKREPKYPDE
- a CDS encoding outer membrane protein assembly factor BamB family protein yields the protein MSDGTLFVTGENHLTALDTADGSLAWEREFEIDESIPDPTVAFDTVYLVVDEILYAFDADDGSVRWEKEMIDARPIRSEAGDPEPASFRPETVAVANGTVYAALAGPTYDEQDSGRAFGAVDATTGDERWGIGFSPHDDEDNVITEPIVATGQYVYADDNISLNGVRFDVETGDATGNEYAVWAGTDSVRIDTDGSERWVLEFDDYLPDITAYDRPAVTAVDEDTLYIDTGEELVAMRRFDDADERDDEPEDEDEKSDQDDDQQGDEDVDAGDDEDESGCPDDDPTDE